A window of the Brassica oleracea var. oleracea cultivar TO1000 chromosome C1, BOL, whole genome shotgun sequence genome harbors these coding sequences:
- the LOC106343901 gene encoding B3 domain-containing protein At4g34400-like: MALPGFFKIFLSHFSSESMVVPASYYDELPLVLPKTALLQGSDGGCFWKVAMIKRRNEVYFGQGWSKFVEDNRLRDGDVLTFVYDGSRSFTVDIYGGSRACKEVRAVAQVISVDDDDDDDDDDKEDTNTSSEPEMAQTVPNATNQEDSNIVEPEVAQRVPRTRSKGKKRVVVQDSDDSFISEDSDSLSDSSYSPPNDDTLLDVTPKVANSRKKGELRSVNSNVGTTSNSSGSVSRKRQSTIKNPEVYLDDPNNVCFEIILKNRIYELTVPKQIVKDYCLKFQAYVCYIDNHESGTLEARVATWQDQRVSIKKWERICQRNGLKKGDSLLCELFRKEGLVYAVKIHVVTTTS; the protein is encoded by the exons ATGGCTCTCCCAGGTTTCTTTAAGATCTTCCTCTCCCATTTCAGCTCTGAATCCATG GTGGTTCCAGCGTCCTATTACGATGAGCTACCACTTGTTTTGCCCAAAACAGCGCTTCTCCAAGGAAGTGATGGTGGATGCTTCTGGAAAGTGGCTATGATTAAGAGGCGAAATGAGGTGTACTTTGGACAAGGGTGGTCTAAGTTCGTGGAGGATAACCGTCTCAGAGATGGAGACGTGTTGACTTTCGTTTATGACGGATCTCGAAGTTTCACGGTCGACATCTATGGTGGCAGTAGAGCATGTAAGGAGGTGAGAGCTGTTGCTCAAGTTATATCCGTAGATGATGATGATGATGATGATGATGATGACAAAGAAGACACAAACACTTCTTCAGAGCCTGAGATGGCGCAGACTGTCCCCAATGCCACAAACCAAG AGGATTCCAACATCGTTGAACCTGAGGTTGCACAGAGAGTCCCAAGAACCAGGAGCAAAG GAAAAAAGAGAGTTGTTGTTCAAGATTCTGATGATTCGTTCATCTCAGAAGATTCCGACAGCTTGAGTGACAGTTCCTACTCTCCTCCTAACGATGACACACTCCTTGACGTGACCCCAAAAGTGGCAAACTCAAGGAAGAAAG GAGAGCTCAGATCAGTAAACTCTAATGTTGGTACAACAAGTAACAGCTCTGGTTCAGTGTCCAGGAAGAGAC AGTCTACAATAAAGAATCCAGAGGTGTACCTGGATGATCCCAATAATGTATGTTTTGAGATAATCCTTAAGAACAGGATATACGAGCTG ACCGTTCCTAAGCAAATAGTGAAAGACTATTGCCTGAAGTTCCAAGCTTACGTGTGCTACATTGACAACCACGAAAGCGGGACGCTAGAAGCGAGGGTAGCAACGTGGCAGGATCAGCGTGTGTCTATCAAAAAATGGGAGCGCATATGCCAGAGGAACGGACTGAAGAAAGGAGATAGTCTCTTGTGCGAGCTGTTTCGAAAGGAAGGTCTTGTTTATGCAGTCAAGATCCATGTCGTCACCACCACCTCCTAG
- the LOC106342061 gene encoding vacuolar protein sorting-associated protein 32 homolog 2-like, which produces MMNRLFGKPKHEGNALQTLDKLNETLEMLEKKEKVLLKKAGQEVEKAKEYTRAKNKRAAIQCLKRKRLYEQQVEQLGNFQLRIHDQMIMLEGAKATTETVEALRSGASAMKAMQKATNIDDVDKTMDEINEQTENMKQIQEALSTPIGAAADFDEDELEAELEELEGAELEEQLLQPTPMPSVPGRQPVRPAAPKRTAEEEELAALQAEMAL; this is translated from the exons ATGATGAATCGGCTATTTGGGAAGCCCAAGCATGAGGGTAATGCTCTCCAGACATTAGACAAGCTCAACGAG ACACTTGAGATGCTAGAGAAGAAGGAGAAAGTGCTCCTGAAGAAGGCTGGACAAGAGGTTGAGAAGGCCAAAGAGTACACTCGTGCTAAAAACAAACGCG CGGCTATACAGTGTTTGAAAAGGAAGAGGTTGTATGAGCAACAAGTCGAACAGCTTGGCAACTTCCAGCTCCGTATTCATGACCAA ATGATTATGTTAGAAGGCGCAAAAGCAACAACAGAGACTGTTGAAGCGTTGAGGAGTGGAGCTTCTGCTATGAAAGCCATGCAGAAAGCTAC AAACATTGATGATGTGGACAAGACCATGGACGAGATCAATGAGCAGACAGAGAACATGAAACAGATCCAAGAAGCATTGTCTACTCCAATTGGGGCAGCTGCTGACTTCGATGAG GATGAGCTTGAAGCAGAGCTTGAAGAGCTAGAAGGTGCAGAGCTTGAAGAACAACTTCTTCAGCCGACACCAATGCCTTCAGTTCCAGGGCGTCAACCTGTCCGTCCTGCTGCTCCTAAGCGGACAGCTGAGGAAGAAGAACTCGCTGCGTTACAGGCTGAGATGGCCCTCTAA
- the LOC106329818 gene encoding glutathione S-transferase T3-like: MFWTRVATYFSASPKIIGCEKRDGNQCKQRWHKLNEAVCKFAGVYEAATREKTSGMNDNDVLKLAHKIYFNNQTKKFSLEHAWNELRNDQKWCELATSKTESSSKRRKFADGSHSGASSQVNECDAGVEGTSRPSGVKAAKARGKKPQVEGQDVSDYQLMWSIKKADLAMKQQLSKMRVLEKLLAKENLADYEEDLKKKLINELM, encoded by the coding sequence ATGTTCTGGACAAGAGTTGCAACATACTTCTCGGCTAGTCCAAAAATTATTGGCTGTGAAAAACGCGACGGGAATCAATGCAAGCAACGTTGGCACAAGCTGAATGAAGCAGTTTGCAAGTTTGCTGGGGTGTATGAGGCAGCCACAAGAGAGAAAACCAGTGGCATGAATGACAATGACGTTCTAAAACTAGCCCACAAAATCTACTTCAACAACCAAACAAAGAAGTTCAGCCTTGAACATGCGTGGAACGAGCTCCGCAACGACCAGAAGTGGTGTGAGCTCGCTACCTCTAAAACTGAAAGTAGCTCCAAAAGGAGGAAGTTCGCTGACGGTTCGCATTCAGGAGCAAGCTCTCAAGTCAATGAATGCGATGCTGGTGTAGAAGGAACATCTCGTCCCTCTGGTGTTAAGGCTGCAAAAGCTCGTGGAAAGAAGCCGCAGGTTGAGGGGCAAGATGTGTCTGATTATCAGCTCATGTGGAGCATCAAGAAGGCTGACTTGGCAATGAAGCAACAACTCTCCAAGATGAGGGTACTTGAGAAGCTTCTTGCAAAGGAGAATCTAGCTGATTATGAAGAAGATCTCAAGAAAAAGCTTATAAATGAGTTAATGTAA
- the LOC106329810 gene encoding uncharacterized protein LOC106329810, with product MAILEAIGKLLQFMQWLTTIMLVEHDSDGDEWHNNPCSTHTMPCFPMFRITSQHDDVLSKRFSRSAYKREWNFYLLRTIAEFLSEYLHYLFKQNTQNTMTDNLRRAMQDIDLGSEDAPFVLPPEVVRQAAAENRFILIGRPSMPRRQNLRNLVATMPRVWGLEGLARGRVIEGRRFQFFFPSEEAMDTVVRRGPWAYADRMIVLQRWTPLMDMALLNFIPFWIQVRGIPLQYMNREVILHIARAMGHQYIQMEYNEETGGQMEFVRFRLNWDITQPLKFQRNFQFTPGINTLLRFQYERLRGFCEVCGLITHDSGRLKLVGFLEIIEVNTVAQAKPLGIELTTLLRVNYKVF from the exons ATGGCAATTCTAGAGGCGATTGGAAAACTGTTACAATTCATGCAATGGCTCACCACGATCATGTTGGTTGAGCATGATTCTGATGGCGATGAGTGGCACAACAACCCATGTTCTACCCACACGATGCCCTGTTTCCCCATGTTCAGAATAACTTCTCAACATGATGACGTATTAAGTAAGAGATTTAGTAGAAGTGCCTATAAAAGAGAATGGAACTTCTATCTTCTTCGTACTATTGCTGAATTCCTTTCAGAATATCTACATTATCTTTTCAAGCAAAATACGCAAAACACGATGACAGACAATCTCAGACGTGCCATGCAAGACATCGACTTAGGAAGTGAGGACGCTCCCTTTGTTCTTCCCCCTGAAGTGGTGAGACAAGCAGCGGCAGAGAACCGTTTCATCCTTATTGGACGTCCCTCTATGCCTCGTCGACAAAATTTGCGCAACCTTGTTGCCACCATGCCTCGGGTTTGGGGATTGGAAGGACTTGCTCGTGGTCGTGTTATAGAGGGGAGAAGATTCCAATTTTTTTTCCCTTCTGAGGAAGCGATGGATACGGTGGTTCGACGTGGGCCTTGGGCGTATGCAGACAGGATGATTGTCCTTCAACGGTGGACACCTCTGATGGACATGGCGTTGCTCAATTTTATCCCGTTCTGGATCCAAGTGAGGGGTATTCCGCTCCAGTACATGAACCGGGAAGTGATTCTGCATATTGCTCGTGCTATGGGTCATCAATATATCCAGATGGAGTATAATGAAGAAACAGGAGGACAGATGGAGTTTGTGCGGTTTCGTCTTAACTGGGACATCACACAACCACTCAAGTTTCAGAGAAACTTCCAGTTTACTCCTGGTATCAATACTCTCCTTCGTTTTCAGTATGAGCGATTGAGAGGTTTCTGTGAAGTTTGCGGTCTTATCACACATGATTCGGGTCGCT TAAAGCTGGTTGGATTTTTAGAGATCATCGAGGTCAATACTGTGGCGCAGGCCAAGCCATTGGGAATAGAGTTAACAACGCTCTTGAGAGTGAACTACAAGGTATTTTAA
- the LOC106294975 gene encoding MATE efflux family protein 5-like, which translates to MCNSSTTTTTGTCTAVTENQQSRTDIFLDRLSIKTLEQPTKRNLQHCDNLGSPLMSEAVTEAKTLFTLAFPIAVAALVLYLRSAVSMFFLGRLGDLELAAGSLAIAFANITGYSVLSGLALGMEPLCSQAFGAHRYKLLSLTLHRTVVFLLVCCVPISVLWLNVGKISVYLHQDPDIAQLAQTYLIFSLPDLLTNTLLHPIRNYLRSQAIIHPVTLATISGAVFHLPANLFLVSYLRLGLTGVAVASSVTNLFVVAFLICYVWASGLHVPTWTDPTWDCLRGWGPLLRLAGPSCVSVCLEWWWYEIMTVLCGLLVNPRSTVAAMGVLIQTTSFLYVFPSSLSFAVSSRVGNELGANRPKTAKLSAMLSIVFAAATGVTAAAFAYSVKNVWGRVFTGDDEILRLTAAALPILGLCEIGNCPQTVGCGVVRGTARPSTAANVNLGAFYLVGMPVALGLGFWAGIGFNGLWLGLLAAQISCAGLMLYVVGTTNWVLEAEKAQTLTCAETVENDLIKTVANTIGDDGESDEAQPLIRITVLY; encoded by the coding sequence ATGTGTAACTCATCAACAACAACCACCACCGGCACCTGTACGGCCGTGACCGAGAACCAACAATCTCGAACCGATATCTTCCTCGATCGCTTGTCGATCAAAACCTTGGAACAACCCACAAAGCGAAATCTCCAGCATTGCGACAACTTAGGATCCCCACTTATGTCCGAAGCTGTAACGGAGGCGAAAACTCTCTTCACGCTCGCTTTTCCGATCGCCGTGGCGGCTTTAGTCCTCTACCTACGCTCCGCCGTCTCCATGTTTTTCCTTGGTCGTCTCGGTGACCTCGAATTAGCCGCCGGTTCACTCGCCATTGCGTTTGCTAACATAACCGGTTACTCTGTTTTATCCGGTTTAGCACTCGGTATGGAACCACTCTGTTCTCAAGCCTTTGGCGCTCACCGCTACAAACTCCTCTCCCTCACCCTCCATCGAACCGTGGTTTTCCTCTTGGTTTGCTGCGTACCGATATCGGTTCTCTGGCTCAACGTCGGTAAAATATCGGTTTACCTTCACCAAGACCCCGACATCGCACAACTAGCTCAGACATATCTCATCTTCTCCTTACCCGATCTCCTCACCAACACTCTCCTTCACCCAATAAGAAACTACCTTCGTTCTCAAGCCATCATCCACCCCGTCACGTTAGCCACTATCTCCGGCGCCGTTTTTCACTTACCGGCCAATCTCTTCCTAGTCTCTTACCTCCGTCTCGGTTTAACCGGCGTCGCAGTCGCCTCCTCCGTCACCAACCTCTTCGTCGTCGCGTTCTTGATCTGCTACGTCTGGGCAAGTGGACTCCACGTACCCACTTGGACCGACCCGACATGGGACTGCTTACGAGGATGGGGTCCTCTGCTCCGCCTCGCGGGACCCAGCTGTGTCTCCGTGTGTTTAGAGTGGTGGTGGTACGAGATCATGACCGTTCTTTGCGGTTTGCTCGTAAACCCGAGATCGACGGTGGCGGCAATGGGCGTTTTGATTCAGACGACGTCGTTTCTCTACGTCTTCCCGTCTTCTTTGAGCTTCGCCGTGTCTTCTCGTGTCGGAAACGAGCTGGGAGCGAACCGACCCAAGACGGCGAAGCTATCAGCGATGCTGTCTATCGTTTTCGCGGCGGCAACGGGTGTTACAGCGGCCGCGTTTGCTTACTCCGTCAAAAACGTTTGGGGAAGAGTGTTCACCGGAGACGACGAGATTCTCCGGCTTACGGCGGCGGCGCTTCCGATTTTGGGTTTGTGCGAAATCGGAAACTGTCCTCAGACGGTGGGTTGCGGTGTCGTGAGGGGAACGGCACGGCCGTCGACGGCGGCGAACGTGAACCTCGGCGCGTTCTATCTGGTTGGCATGCCGGTGGCTCTTGGTCTCGGGTTTTGGGCCGGTATTGGGTTTAATGGGCTTTGGTTAGGACTCCTAGCAGCGCAGATTAGCTGCGCCGGTCTTATGTTGTACGTGGTGGGGACCACAAATTGGGTATTGGAGGCTGAGAAAGCGCAGACGCTAACATGCGCAGAGACTGTAGAGAACGATCTTATTAAGACGGTGGCGAATACTATAGGGGACGACGGTGAGAGCGATGAGGCACAGCCATTGATTCGCATCACGGTGCTTTATTAA